In the genome of Lathyrus oleraceus cultivar Zhongwan6 chromosome 4, CAAS_Psat_ZW6_1.0, whole genome shotgun sequence, the window acaagtggttctataaatagaacccttgtgtagaagcatttaggagttgcaatttcgtttctctctctctctctctctctctctctcacacacacacacacacacacacacacacacacacactcaaagccttcattcgtagcgGCTAGcgctgagattgaaggaatccgttcgtgtggactgagtagaggcgttgtcattgttcaacgttcgtgatcgcttcgcagatctgcatcaaaggttacaatagccacaagaggtaacgattctatcactgatcatgcccattcgtaaggatcattaaaggagaaattttaaattccgctgcattttggatcgcccttctccttcagttctcatcatcataaacctcattttatgcatacacacaaacaaactacacataatcattcttttTTTTGGGTGCCATCTAGAGTCGTTTGCTAACGTTCAATTTAGGTTAATTGAATAGTAAATTGGattgagatctttgagggtttcaaataagaaaatcgagttggagttttccttcaagatcaattaggggtttgaaggttttggacaaggTTACACAATTTGCATACGATCAAGTGAAGGCTTTGAATAATGGAAGGTTCTTACAAAGGAGTGGCGTGAAACGGTGTatcatattggtaaatcttgggttataacaattcataatttggatttgatcgagtgaaggctttgaagaacgAAAGGTTCTTGCAAAGGAATAGTGTGAGACGGTGAATCAAATTGGCattgttgggttacttgatcaagggaagagaaaatgtcagaatcaacatcaaacttagggtttatAGGGTTGAATTTCTACATTTATCTTGTATTCTAATTTTTTAAAGTAAGGTTAATTTAATTAACTCAATTCGAGTTTGAATTGAGGGAAAACGTACCCATAGCAATGTCGAATGGGGAATTGGCTAAACAAATCTTTGTGtgctctctctctatatatatatctCTTTTAGTTTTCACTTAAAATTGTTGAATTCATCAATTGTGTGATCAATACGTTTGAATAAATTTTTTATAAACCTTTTGAAAGATGTTTTGTTGAGTAGATCACAATCCTTTATATTGTGATTAGATTTGAAGATCAACAAAACTATACATAATTCCAAATGAATCGATTGCACACAAGATGTTCGATAATTTGTCTAAATAGTATTTTTTGTGTGTTTTATCATTGAGAATTGTTTATACTCTTAGCATTACATTCAATTGATTATGATTGATAGTTCGTTGATCTAATTTATGTTCATTATCATACCTTTATTATAATTACGCATATCCGAGCTTTTTGATAGCGGTTCGATTAGACAATTCGATATGGGTCACTTTCGCTCGTCATAAATTTTAAAAACAGTTTTTGGTTCAAAGTTTTTAACTTGTGAACTATTCACCCCCCATCTAGACCACGGGATCAATCAAATCATCACTCTCAAAGCGCTCTTTCAAATTTTGATTATACTTGATGAAAACCAAGTCTTGTAACATTTGATGTTCAAGTCTATTTCTCTCCTTGATGAAAAACAAGTCTTGTAATACTCAATTGCGTGTAACGAATGATGAAGTTGAATACTCCATTTTCTATCAACAATATCAATGATATCTTTGTACTTGCTTTCATTgttgttgattttttttttataattaacTCCTTGGCTTCCAACATTGCATGATAGATGTTACCCATTGTCATATTCTTTTCATTATCAACAAGCCTAAATACTTTTACAATAGGCCATATAGCTTTAAGAGTGTACATAATATCCTCCCAAAATGAGACTTGAAGTACAATAGCAGTTGCCTTTTTTCCTTTCACCTTCTTACTTGCATTCAAGTTCAACCATTCTTCAGACATGGTTCTAATTTTTACCTTTAAAGTGTGCAACCTATGCAAAGTAAGAAAGTTTGTGGCAAATCTTGTGACTCCACTTATAACCAACTTAATTTCTAATTTCCCCCTCATTAAGTTTAAAACCAAAGAATGGTTGTAAATGAAGCCAACGAGAGTCATTCCTTTTTGTATAACCCTCTTGACTctagaattttttttgatatcTTCTAGCATCAAGTCTAGACAATGAGCAGTACATGGAGTCAAAAATAATTTTGGCATCGATACTTGAAGATGGTTACTGGCCAAGACATAATTGCTTCCATTATCGATAACTAGTTGCACAACATTACTTTCACCTATCTCTTCAACAAAGTTATCCAAAAGCTCAAACAATTTTTGTCCAGTTTTCATGTATGCAGAAGCATTAACACTTTTAACAAACATTGTTCCTGCCGGAGAATTGACCAAAAAATTAATCAATGTCCTTCCTTTTGTATCAGTCCAACCATCAAACATTATGGAACAACCATATTTTACTTGTTCTTGCTTATTAGTACTCAACATCTCATGTGTAAGTTTCAACTCATCTTGAAGCAATGGAACTCTCAACTCATAATAGCTTGGAGGCTTCAAATGTGCACCATACATACCGATTGCTTCAACCATCAATTTGAAACTTTTTGAATTTGCAACATTGAAAGCAATTCCATTCCGATAAAAGAAACGAGTTATGTATTGACAACAACTTGCTTTTGCTTTCTTATCTCAAGCATCATTCAAGCCTGTTTGCTTTCCTTTTTTCAAAGTTTCCTCAGATTTTCTATAGTAAATTACATCCAAGGGACCTTTTGTATTCTTCTTGGCAGCCGGTATGCTCCACTCTTCAGC includes:
- the LOC127136014 gene encoding uncharacterized protein LOC127136014, translating into MVEAIGMYGAHLKPPSYYELRVPLLQDELKLTHEMLSTNKQEQVKYGCSIMFDGWTDTKGRTLINFLVNSPAGTMFVKSVNASAYMKTGQKLFELLDNFVEEIGESNVVQLVIDNGSNYVLASNHLQVSMPKLFLTPCTAHCLDLMLEDIKKNSRVKRVIQKGMTLVGFIYNHSLVLNLMRGKLEIKLVISGVTRFATNFLTLHRLHTLKVKIRTMSEEWLNLNASKKVKGKKATAIVLQVSFWEDIMYTLKAIWPIVKVFRLVDNEKNMTMGNIYHAMLEAKELIIKKKSTTMKASTKISLILLIENGVFNFIIRYTQLSITRLVFHQGEK